A part of Drosophila ananassae strain 14024-0371.13 chromosome 2R, ASM1763931v2, whole genome shotgun sequence genomic DNA contains:
- the LOC6502814 gene encoding DC-STAMP domain-containing protein 2, translated as MGDSDDWKSEMASSCFEEIDTDDLIENFQFLDTCRSLKNSDVTQDRSERYSTNLRDCSSEGEPPIYPMESKDLTEDNGDPECVPEDSKIKAPWDCRDNIMFYVIAGYIVGILIVQIWYYRNPQKACKDLNVKWLFIVIIGLGLLLMALRRQGRCILALCLPTLVTDRVLLMAFALLVALSGPVQNFIRNIAILGHGLTCEGSLLFYALDKMHRIMAEPSYPVQESFQGTLSTINQIINKLDKILVHMEFPLADIQATYTTCTDWLALQLDYFNYQMSSPLNRCMAAGLLVEKQLNNQAKEISKDHFAWFCDNLKSLTSFFENNISLQEGLVADIFHRLHKNFVKLRFIFMATITFEHNTAWSTLGSTSDKDVVLQEEMYKYMDLQPRKLFLVYLIIYTILFMLVFYLILKATTFRFRYLASPDFNNVYITREFEIYEEQQFQSLEVRALPLSSLEENKYVEIDSIRFLPTEFYSQKQSGVFLVIMGIQLFSICFLDFSLFVLIKMISHYSNVSKIIPASSDYLRLAIKGRGTIVHLLRNIVNAFEPRYFDVDEQRCIIIPRKPKYLHYFFILILYVFAWFLIFLEPYGLRKRHRIMAYFYPEQAQKRAIALHTTILKERDDLIISSRQRARCLYFYSDKSPSLDLLCASWLSSLNIWCINGCRGIFIGKTCTICNKPLQKSNYVCCSLPNCKGIYCQMCFLESSNFCILCSYVTNESEITEIGFSDSEDCKTDYCKADDNVDRHDRDKKA; from the exons ATGGGGGATTCAGATGATTGGAAAAGTGAAATGGCCTCATCGTGTTTCGAGGAAATTGATACGGATGATTTAATCGAAAACTTTCAATTCCTCGATACCTGCAGATCTTTAAAAAACAGTGATGTTACTCAAGACAGGAGTGAGAGGTACTCCACGAACCTGAGAGATTGCAGTTCGGAAGGAGAGCCACCCATTTATCCAATGGAATCAAAAGATCTAACAGAGGACAATGGGGATCCTGAATGTGTTCCCGAAGATAGCAAAATAAAGGCGCCATGGGACTGTCGTGACAATATTATGTTTTACGTGATCGCGGGATATATTGTGGGTATTTTGATAGTACAGATTTGGTATTATCGAAATCCCCAGAAGGCTTGCAAAGATCTAAATGTGAAATGGTTGTTTATCGTAATCATCGGCCTGGGTCTTCTCTTAATGGCACTCAGGCGACAAGGAAG GTGCATCCTAGCGCTGTGCCTGCCGACCCTTGTCACCGACCGTGTTCTGCTAATGGCCTTTGCCCTTCTTGTGGCATTGTCCGGACCGGTGCAGAATTTTATTCGAAATATCGCTATTTTGGGGCATGGTCTCACTTGCGAGGGGAGTCTTCTTTTCTATGCTTTGGACAAGATGCACCGCATTATGGCGGAGCCATCTTATCCAGTGCAGGAATCGTTTCAAGGCACTTTGTCAACCATTAACCAAATTATAAATAAGTTGGATAAGATTTTAGTGCACATGGAGTTCCCATTAGCTGATATTC AAGCCACCTACACAACTTGCACAGATTGGCTGGCCCtgcagctggattattttaattaccaAATGAGCTCACCTTTAAATAGATGTATGGCAGCTGGATTATTGGTTGAGAAACAGCTAAATAACCAAGCTAAGGAAATCAGCAAAGATCATTTTGCTTGGTTTTGCGATAATCTCAAAAGTCTGACAagcttttttgaaaataacatATCACTTCAAGAAGGACTTGTCGCAGATATCTTTCATC gCTTGCATAAAAACTTTGTGAAACttcgatttatttttatggctaCCATAACTTTTGAACACAATACAGCTTGGTCCACATTGGGTTCTACAAGTGACAAGGATGTCGTACTTCAAGAAGAAATGTATAAATATATGGACTTGCAACCACGCAAGCTCTTTTTAGTGTATCTCATTATATATACTATCTTATTTATGTTAGTTTTTTATCTTATATTGAAAGCCACGACCTTTCGCTTTCGTTATCTTGCGAGTCCAGATTTCAACAATGTTTATATAACCCGGGAGTTCGAAATCTATGAAGAACAGCAATTTCAGAGCTTGGAGGTAAGAGCTTTACCTTTGAGTAGTCTTGAAGAAAACAAATACGTCGAG ATCGATTCGATTAGATTTCTTCCTACAGAATTTTATTCACAAAAGCAATCTGGAGTTTTTTTGGTTATTATGGGAATTCAATTGTTTAGTATTTGTTTCTTGGATTTTAGCCTTTTTGTCTTAATTAAGATGATCTCCCATTACAGTAATGTTTCAAAGATAATACCAG cttcttccGATTACCTTCGGCTGGCAATAAAAGGAAGAGGAACAATTGTACATCTCTTGCGAAACATTGTCAACGCTTTTGAGCCAAGATACTTTGATGTAGATGAGCAAAGGTGTATAATAATACCCAGAAAGCCGAAGTACCTCCATTACTTCTTCATATTAATACTGTACGTTTTCGCatggtttttaatatttcttgaGCCGTATGGACTTCGCAAGAGGCATCGGATTATGGCCTACTTTTATCCAGAGCAAGCCCAAAAAAGAGCCATTGCTTTGCACACTACGATATTAAAGGAAAGGG aTGATTTAATTATATCAAGTCGTCAACGAGCTCgctgtttatatttttattcagaCAAAAGCCCAAGCTTAGATCTTTTGTGTGCCTCCTGGTTGAGTTCTCTAAACATTTG GTGTATTAATGGTTGTCGTGGAATTTTTATAGGCAAAACGTGCACCATTTGCAACAAGCCCCTCCAAAA ATCAAATTACGTTTGCTGTTCCCTACCCAACTGCAAGGGAATCTACTGTCAGATGTGTTTTTTGGAGTCTAGTAATTTTTGTATACTTTGTAGTTATGTTACAAATGAGAGTGAGATCACGGAAATCGG ATTCTCTGACTCTGAAGATTGTAAGACTGATTATTGTAAGGCTGATGATAACGTTGACCGACACGATCGCGATAAGAAGGCCTAA
- the LOC6507391 gene encoding uncharacterized protein LOC6507391 isoform X2 has protein sequence MPLASMNKTSPLPKNLPKYFVDSEYCKMPYVDPFSSDIMSSFKKKKFKLCHKDHDLITPEFDEKLKLYRLHIHKHLVKKLLKRNEDSATLECYYHKITRSLKYMWPDDTYGLSDRRPVPHHLVLPRDVNFITTGCSVQNKSKVEREIQTDGLAFIQDRLTDKEVKLNRKNMSPEKEQVPKPSVIIMGLDSTSRMNFQRTMPKVLKYVRQDGWFEMQGYNKVGDNTLPNLLAVLAGTSRERADKSCNLRSRDCLDKVNFIWKRYKKNKYTTAFAEDCEAMSTFNYMLPGFVHQPVDYYLRPFLLAAEEKFHINSYLGRAYCVGRHLSFRYVWDFGQLFIQRFLQKSPIFGMLWSNSFTHDVFTGATALDDLLKQYMDNFQQMGLFNRSVVIFMSDHGYRYNTLRDKKSGFLEERLPMVFIYVPPWFREKYPQFVENLKNNKNRLSSNYDLHMTLHHLLQLNSTSMADFDRKLQPVECHNCQSLFFELPFNRSCREAGISDKWCTCQPSEEIRNPKDVSDICEAIVERLNQHLLEKHLSNMCHEFRLGNIRSAHRRSILSTPESPADKDEHIYTIEFWTLPRGLFEATVRWNRRIKELTMNVEQLSRLNRYDKDAKCMKVAHMKKYCICRDAL, from the exons A TGCCACTAGCATCTATGAATAAAACAAGTCCATTGCCCAAGAATCTCCCCAAATACTTTGTGGATAGCGAGTACTGCAAGATGCCTTATGTAGACCCTTTCAGCTCCGATATTATGTCGAgctttaaaaagaaaaagttcaAGCTCTGCCACAAGGATCATGATCTAATAACCCCCGAGTTTGATGAGAAACTTAAGCTCTATCGGCTGCACATTCACAAGCATTTGGTTAAGAAATTGCTGAAAAGAAACGAGGACAGTGCCACTCTGGAGTGTTATTACCACAAGATCACTAGGAGTCTGAAATACATGTGGCCAGATGATACTTATGG ACTTTCAGATCGCAGGCCAGTTCCTCACCACTTGGTACTCCCCAGGGACGTTAATTTCATAACCACAGGATGCTCCGTCCAGAATAAGAGCAAAGTGGAAAGGGAAATACAAACGGATGGCTTGGCTTTCATACAAGATCGGTTGACAGACAAGGAAGTGAAGCTCAACCGCAAGAACATGAGCCCCGAAAAAGAGCAAGTGCCCAAGCCCAGTGTGATTATCATGGGACTGGACTCCACTTCCCGAATGAACTTCCAACGCACCATGCCCAAAGTCCTGAAATATGTGCGCCAAGACGGGTGGTTCGAGATGCAAGGATACAACAAAGTGGGCGACAATACCCTGCCCAATCTGTTGGCAGTGCTCGCAGGCACATCCAGAGAGAGGGCCGACAAGTCCTGCAACCTCAGAAGCAGAGACTGCCTGGACAAAGTAAATTTCATCTGGAAGAGGTACAAGAAGAACAAGTACACCACAGCCTTTGCGGAGGATTGCGAGGCCATGAGTACTTTCAACTACATGCTACCCGGATTCGTTCATCAGCCTGTCGATTACTATTTGAGGCCTTTCCTACTAGCCGCCGAGGAGAAGTTCCATATAAACAGCTATCTGGGCAGGGCCTACTGTGTTGGCCGCCACCTGAGCTTCAGATATGTTTGGGATTTTGGCCAACTGTTCATCCAGAGATTCCTCCAGAAGTCCCCCATCTTTGGCATGCTCTGGAGCAATAGTTTTACTCACGATGTCTTCACGGGAGCCACTGCCTTGGACGACTTGTTAAAACAGTACATGGATAACTTCCAGCAAATGGGACTCTTCAATCGATCGGTGGTTATATTCATGAGCGATCACGGCTACCGATACAACACTCTCAGGGATAAAAAATCGGGATTTCTGGAAGAACGCCTGCCTATGGTATTCATTTATGTGCCACCCTGGTTCAGGGAAAAATATCCTCAATTCGTGGAGAATCTTAAGAACAACAAGAATCGCCTGTCCTCCAACTACGACCTGCATATGACGCTGCATCATTTGCTCCAGCTAAACTCCACCTCCATGGCGGATTTCGATCGCAAACTCCAGCCGGTTGAGTGCCACAACTGCCAGTCTTTGTTTTTCGAACTTCCCTTCAATCGGAGCTGTCGGGAAGCTGGCATTAGTGACAAGTGGTGTACTTGCCAGCCCTCGGAGGAGATCAGAAACCCCAAAGACGTCTCTGATATTTGCGAGGCTATAGTGGAGCGCTTAAACCAGCACTTGTTGGAAAAACACCTTTCGAATATGTGTCATGAGTTTCGTTTGGGGAACATTCGAAGTGCCCATCGAAGGTCCATCTTGTCAACTCCCGAATCCCCCGCCGACAAGGACGAACACATCTACACCATTGAGTTCTGGACTCTGCCAAGAGGATTGTTTGAGGCAACTGTCCGATGGAATAGAAGGATCAAGGAGCTCACCATGAATGTGGAACAGTTGAGTCGATTGAATCGCTACGACAAAGATGCCAAGTGCATGAAGGTGGCGCACATGAAGAAGTATTGTATTTGTCGAGATGCCTTgtga
- the LOC6507391 gene encoding uncharacterized protein LOC6507391 isoform X1 yields the protein MSSTKRVLLLFLTFFIVPLASMNKTSPLPKNLPKYFVDSEYCKMPYVDPFSSDIMSSFKKKKFKLCHKDHDLITPEFDEKLKLYRLHIHKHLVKKLLKRNEDSATLECYYHKITRSLKYMWPDDTYGLSDRRPVPHHLVLPRDVNFITTGCSVQNKSKVEREIQTDGLAFIQDRLTDKEVKLNRKNMSPEKEQVPKPSVIIMGLDSTSRMNFQRTMPKVLKYVRQDGWFEMQGYNKVGDNTLPNLLAVLAGTSRERADKSCNLRSRDCLDKVNFIWKRYKKNKYTTAFAEDCEAMSTFNYMLPGFVHQPVDYYLRPFLLAAEEKFHINSYLGRAYCVGRHLSFRYVWDFGQLFIQRFLQKSPIFGMLWSNSFTHDVFTGATALDDLLKQYMDNFQQMGLFNRSVVIFMSDHGYRYNTLRDKKSGFLEERLPMVFIYVPPWFREKYPQFVENLKNNKNRLSSNYDLHMTLHHLLQLNSTSMADFDRKLQPVECHNCQSLFFELPFNRSCREAGISDKWCTCQPSEEIRNPKDVSDICEAIVERLNQHLLEKHLSNMCHEFRLGNIRSAHRRSILSTPESPADKDEHIYTIEFWTLPRGLFEATVRWNRRIKELTMNVEQLSRLNRYDKDAKCMKVAHMKKYCICRDAL from the exons ATGAGTTCTACGAAGAGGGTGCTTCTACTATTTCTTACCTTCTTTATAGTGCCACTAGCATCTATGAATAAAACAAGTCCATTGCCCAAGAATCTCCCCAAATACTTTGTGGATAGCGAGTACTGCAAGATGCCTTATGTAGACCCTTTCAGCTCCGATATTATGTCGAgctttaaaaagaaaaagttcaAGCTCTGCCACAAGGATCATGATCTAATAACCCCCGAGTTTGATGAGAAACTTAAGCTCTATCGGCTGCACATTCACAAGCATTTGGTTAAGAAATTGCTGAAAAGAAACGAGGACAGTGCCACTCTGGAGTGTTATTACCACAAGATCACTAGGAGTCTGAAATACATGTGGCCAGATGATACTTATGG ACTTTCAGATCGCAGGCCAGTTCCTCACCACTTGGTACTCCCCAGGGACGTTAATTTCATAACCACAGGATGCTCCGTCCAGAATAAGAGCAAAGTGGAAAGGGAAATACAAACGGATGGCTTGGCTTTCATACAAGATCGGTTGACAGACAAGGAAGTGAAGCTCAACCGCAAGAACATGAGCCCCGAAAAAGAGCAAGTGCCCAAGCCCAGTGTGATTATCATGGGACTGGACTCCACTTCCCGAATGAACTTCCAACGCACCATGCCCAAAGTCCTGAAATATGTGCGCCAAGACGGGTGGTTCGAGATGCAAGGATACAACAAAGTGGGCGACAATACCCTGCCCAATCTGTTGGCAGTGCTCGCAGGCACATCCAGAGAGAGGGCCGACAAGTCCTGCAACCTCAGAAGCAGAGACTGCCTGGACAAAGTAAATTTCATCTGGAAGAGGTACAAGAAGAACAAGTACACCACAGCCTTTGCGGAGGATTGCGAGGCCATGAGTACTTTCAACTACATGCTACCCGGATTCGTTCATCAGCCTGTCGATTACTATTTGAGGCCTTTCCTACTAGCCGCCGAGGAGAAGTTCCATATAAACAGCTATCTGGGCAGGGCCTACTGTGTTGGCCGCCACCTGAGCTTCAGATATGTTTGGGATTTTGGCCAACTGTTCATCCAGAGATTCCTCCAGAAGTCCCCCATCTTTGGCATGCTCTGGAGCAATAGTTTTACTCACGATGTCTTCACGGGAGCCACTGCCTTGGACGACTTGTTAAAACAGTACATGGATAACTTCCAGCAAATGGGACTCTTCAATCGATCGGTGGTTATATTCATGAGCGATCACGGCTACCGATACAACACTCTCAGGGATAAAAAATCGGGATTTCTGGAAGAACGCCTGCCTATGGTATTCATTTATGTGCCACCCTGGTTCAGGGAAAAATATCCTCAATTCGTGGAGAATCTTAAGAACAACAAGAATCGCCTGTCCTCCAACTACGACCTGCATATGACGCTGCATCATTTGCTCCAGCTAAACTCCACCTCCATGGCGGATTTCGATCGCAAACTCCAGCCGGTTGAGTGCCACAACTGCCAGTCTTTGTTTTTCGAACTTCCCTTCAATCGGAGCTGTCGGGAAGCTGGCATTAGTGACAAGTGGTGTACTTGCCAGCCCTCGGAGGAGATCAGAAACCCCAAAGACGTCTCTGATATTTGCGAGGCTATAGTGGAGCGCTTAAACCAGCACTTGTTGGAAAAACACCTTTCGAATATGTGTCATGAGTTTCGTTTGGGGAACATTCGAAGTGCCCATCGAAGGTCCATCTTGTCAACTCCCGAATCCCCCGCCGACAAGGACGAACACATCTACACCATTGAGTTCTGGACTCTGCCAAGAGGATTGTTTGAGGCAACTGTCCGATGGAATAGAAGGATCAAGGAGCTCACCATGAATGTGGAACAGTTGAGTCGATTGAATCGCTACGACAAAGATGCCAAGTGCATGAAGGTGGCGCACATGAAGAAGTATTGTATTTGTCGAGATGCCTTgtga
- the LOC6507393 gene encoding alpha-(1,3)-fucosyltransferase C, with product MPLDKIRPMPVDRILSFRRNPASEQQLNQQTDQMEAIPNFLPAQLSSNDLQGAPMSPKDDTSPKEIIPPRGRRLTAGESLQADMDGLPPPRRSTVSRRNFEEEMSSTSQYMTVLKAALAVVTVCVMLTTIPLYRRQAKEANQKYILLWNDDSLVRGAATHMECGCIVTNRREPSEKPFDAVVFNADYPYTMEGFPQLNHTPDYLVVFSALKPLNKVEDPLRNGLNPPFNLTMTYRWDSHLVWSDYYFSHSTMAKRLQKFRPRRDFSVDDFSLETARRLEKALNVKKDLAMYLMYEVNDDSLPESLYLEEMRKHVELDSHSTCIGGNDCSGYFFWLVFETSACQDYVPTQIYMAMEKLIVPVVMGSGNLTNLVPEGSFIRGSDFASPKELVAYLKDLSTKPHDYIAFFWWHAIYKIRAIAQPYCALCHFIQTPLKDRKAKKESTDLGFINWWSKYQCPVKHTTFL from the exons ATGCCATTGGACAAAATTCGCCCCATGCCAGTGGATAGGATTCTGAGCTTCCGCCGCAACCCTGCCTCCGAGCAGCAATTGAATCAGCAAACCGATCAGATGGAGGCCATTCCCAACTTCTTGCCGGCCCAACTGTCCAGCAATGATCTCCAAGGCGCTCCAATGAGCCCCAAGGACGACACAAGTCCCAAGGAGATCATACCGCCCAGAGGTCGCAGGCTAACTGCCGGTGAGTCACTTCAAGCGGATATGGACGGCCTGCCGCCACCACGACGATCAACCGTTTCGCGAAGGAATTTCGAGGAAGAGATGTCCTCCACGAGCCAATACATGACCGTACTGAAAGCCGCCCTGGCCGTGGTCACCGTCTGCGTGATGCTCACCACGATTCCTCTGTACCGTCGCCAGGCCAAGGAGGCGAACCAGAAGTATATCCTTTTGTGGAATGACGACTCGCTGGTTCGCGGAGCGGCCACCCACATGGAATGCGGATGCATTGTCACCAATCGCAGGGAGCCATCCGAAAAGCCTTTCGATGCAGTGGTCTTCAATGCGGACTACCCATACACCATGGAGGGCTTCCCACAACTCAATCACACTCCCGACTATCTGGTTGTATTTTCGGCTCTGAAGCCCCTGAACAAGGTCGAGGATCCACTGCGCAATGGCCTGAATCCGCCCTTTAACTTAACAATGACATATCGGTGGGACTCGCACCTGGTCTGGTCGGACTACTATTTCTCGCACAGTACCATGGCCAAGCGTCTGCAGAAATTCCGTCCTCGCAGAGATTTCTCCGTGGATGACTTCTCATTGGAGACGGCGCGACGATTGGAGAAGGCTCTGAACGTGAAGAAGGATCTGGCCATGTATCTGATGTATGAGGTGAACGACGACTCCCTGCCGGAGAGCCTGTACTTGGAGGAGATGCGCAAGCATGTCGAACTTGATTCCCACAGCACCTGTATAGGAGGCAATGA TTGCAGTGGATACTTCTTCTGGTTGGTATTCGAAACGAGCGCCTGTCAGGACTATGTTCCAACCCAAATATACATGGCCATGGAGAAGCTTATAGTCCCTGTCGTAATGGGAAGTGGAAATCTCACCAATCTGGTGCCGGAAGGCTCCTTCATCCGCGGCAGTGACTTTGCCTCGCCCAAGGAACTGGTTGCCTACTTGAAGGATCTCTCCACTAAGCCGCATGACTATATTGCCTTCTTCTGGTGGCACGCGATCTACAAGATCCGGGCCATCGCCCAGCCGTACTGCGCCTTGTGCCACTTCATCCAAACGCCCCTGAAGGACCGTAAGGCGAAGAAGGAGAGCACGGACCTTGGATTCATCAATTGGTGGTCCAAGTACCAGTGTCCAGTCAAGCACACCACTTTCCTTTAG
- the LOC6507394 gene encoding uncharacterized protein LOC6507394 — protein MERIMKVQETSGVVPASALRCCCNCRRKLDPYQLFDDNVEDIAKSLAQIMLICGINTSKSCMAKSIIKRAFVYHDKLRTTCPPQPAPGTHLNREDVLQALRLKCSMEPVEAMLAYSIIKRAFKAFYHGKPPVSISNPIVDAMAVHTQYSAWMHAAYKTARIFDNYKAAFFWAHKHYERQINIVYCALYKRMTARSDPLMVPGCPCKGCSKQEVPGHPKAGQRKMEKIKLSEGADLPEPCILCGLQVPKMDKDKMPNIKMPRPILNHEVNLPRCQQCNSPFLICECNIDQLTGEQFGECGQDSYKVKWYRLEEPHLIRPVTTRGRDENSEDPEESNYGEAMEPPEDWDNHHCPIDCKHDSCSEASNVCKSTSSDSSEAATFASCSEGEGDEDIVAKLEDYLNKLWNEEVALKKNPNYMPKFIEPPTPRCNKCKD, from the coding sequence ATGGAGAGAATCATGAAGGTGCAAGAGACCTCGGGCGTGGTGCCCGCATCTGCACTGCGATGCTGTTGCAATTGCAGAAGGAAGCTGGATCCCTATCAGCTGTTCGACGACAACGTGGAGGATATCGCCAAGAGCCTGGCCCAGATAATGCTCATCTGCGGCATCAACACGAGCAAGTCCTGCATGGCCAAGTCGATAATAAAGAGGGCCTTTGTCTACCACGACAAGCTGCGCACCACATGTCCGCCGCAGCCGGCTCCTGGCACCCACCTGAACCGAGAGGATGTCCTGCAGGCGCTGCGACTAAAGTGCTCGATGGAACCCGTGGAGGCGATGCTGGCCTATTCGATTATCAAACGGGCCTTCAAGGCCTTCTACCACGGAAAGCCACCGGTCAGCATCAGTAACCCCATCGTGGATGCCATGGCGGTGCACACCCAGTACTCCGCCTGGATGCACGCAGCCTACAAGACGGCCAGGATCTTCGACAACTACAAGGCGGCGTTCTTCTGGGCCCACAAGCACTACGAGCGCCAGATAAACATCGTTTACTGCGCCCTGTACAAACGGATGACGGCCCGGTCGGATCCACTGATGGTGCCGGGATGTCCTTGCAAGGGCTGCTCCAAGCAGGAGGTGCCCGGCCATCCCAAGGCTGGCCAGCGAAAAATGGAGAAGATCAAGCTGTCGGAGGGTGCAGATCTCCCAGAACCCTGCATCCTTTGCGGCTTGCAAGTTCCCAAGATGGACAAGGATAAGATGCCGAACATCAAAATGCCCCGGCCCATCCTCAATCACGAGGTGAACCTGCCCCGGTGTCAGCAGTGCAACTCGCCCTTCCTCATCTGCGAGTGCAACATCGACCAGCTGACGGGCGAGCAGTTCGGCGAATGCGGACAGGACTCGTACAAGGTCAAGTGGTATCGCCTGGAAGAACCCCATCTCATTCGCCCGGTAACCACAAGAGGCCGCGACGAAAACTCGGAAGATCCGGAGGAGAGTAACTACGGGGAGGCGATGGAGCCTCCCGAGGACTGGGACAACCATCACTGCCCCATCGACTGCAAACACGACTCCTGCAGCGAAGCCTCCAATGTGTGCAAGTCCACCTCCTCGGACTCCTCCGAGGCAGCCACCTTTGCCAGCTGCTCGGAGGGCGAGGGTGACGAGGACATCGTGGCCAAGCTGGAGGACTATCTCAACAAGCTCTGGAACGAGGAGGTGGCCCTGAAGAAGAACCCCAACTATATGCCCAAGTTCATTGAGCCGCCGACTCCGCGGTGTAACAAGTGCAAGGACTAG